The Rheinheimera mangrovi genome contains the following window.
ATTTGCACTGCAACGTTATCAAACCCCATCTCTGGTGTAGCCGCATGACCACGATAGGCCATACCCAACATGCCCACAGCCATTAAAGCGCCACCAAAGGTCACAGCTTTGCGCATTCCCAGGTATTTATCCGCCAGCAAACCACCCACTACAGGCAGGGCATAAGCTAAACCAGCGTAAGTACCAAGCAGAATATAACCGTCGTCATCCGAAAATAAATGGTGTTTGGTCAGGTATAAAAACAACAGGGCTTTTAAGCCGTAGAAAGCAAAACGTTCCCACATTTCTGTGAAAAAGCAGACATAAAGGCCAACAGGATGGCCCAACAGCTGTCGCTGTACAGGAAGAGTTGTAGTAGTCATAGGGATCCGCGAATACTTTAGTTATTATCCCCTTCTTACTTGAAGCTGCAGCTTTGTTGACTTCCTGCCCTCGCCCCTGCCACATAGCTGAACTATGCTCCTGGGGTCTCATGCACTTGTCGCCGCGCTGCAACTCCAATTAATTTGGGTATTAGTCTTAGAGTCTTAAAACCGCACTATTAAAGCCGTTGCATGGTGACTCAGCAAGCTTTTCCTGCCTGCTATTGGGCAAAGCCAGCGGTGAAATTCACTACTAAATGGTGGTTTTCACTGTTCACTATCAAAGCTTAAAGCCTATCCTACTGATTTATATCAAAATTAAAACTGGCCCTGATCTTGTAACCCTTTTGGCATAAGTGAAAAAAGGAGAACGACCATGAGTGCTTTAAGGCTGATATTTAATATTTTCTGGTTTGTGATGGGTGGCTTTTTAATGGGGCTGGCCTGGTGGTGTATAGGTTTACTGTGTTTTTTAAGTATTGTGTTTATTCCTTTTGGTCGCGCCTGTTTTGTTATTGGTGAAATGGCGTTTTGGCCTTTTGGCAACGAACATGTCAATCGCGAGCGCTTAAACCGCATTTCCGATATAGGCACTGGCCCTTTGGGTTTTATAGGTAATGTCATTTGGTTTGTATTTGCCGGGTTTTGGCTGGCGTTGGGCCATTTGGTGCATGCCGTGGCTTGTTTTATCACCATCATCGGCATTCCATTTGGCTTAGCCCACTTAAAACTTGCAACTTTAAGCTTGGCTCCTATAGGCAGGACAGTGGTCAACAAAGCCTATTAAGCTGATTGAGCAGTAAGAGTCATTGAGTTGGCTCTTACTGCTGTTTTTGCTCTTGTTCCTTTTGCACCAACCAGGCTTTTTGCTGAGCTCGGTAATAATCCCAGACACAAGGGCAACAGCTGCCGCTGCCACAACAATCGCTGCTTTCTGGGGCGACCGGCTCTTCGGTGGGGATACGCAGCCGAATACCGTCAATAGTGGTAAACATAAAAAACTCCGGCAAAAAAGACGGCGGCATTGTAGCATTGTCTGCCGAAAAACCATGATAGATCTGCTGCTATGTCCCAACAGACTGCCTCTAAACAACAAAAAATCTGGCAAACCGTGTTACAAATTCCGGCCGGAAAAATTGCCAGTTATGGTCAGATCGCCGATTTAGCAGGTTTACCTGGCCGCGCTCGCTTAGTCGGAAAAACACTGGGTTTAGCACCGGATGAACTGCACTTACCCTGGTACAGAGTCATGCGTTCTGGCGGTCAGCTGGCTTTTGCGGCTGGCACCCCTCAAGCCTTAGAGCAACAACAGCTGCTGCTGGCCGAAGGGGTGATAGTGCGTAATGGCCGCGTGGCCAAAGAATTCTGGTGGCAACCGGATTTGGCAGAACTGTTATTTAAACTGCAGTACTAGCAGTCTATGACTAGGAGCCAGCATTTTAAGAATGCTTTAACGGCCAGACAACTTCATTTAATGAGAGGCTAATTCCTGAAAAAACGCTGGGTTTGCCTGAATAGTAGCTAATACCTTTGCAGCTAATCCAGTTGGGTTCCGTCGTTTTGCCTCCCAACTTTTGATCGTTTCAATGCTGGTTCCAAGCGCCTTTGCCATTTCGCGCTGGGAAACATTCAGTTGCTCCCTGATCGCTTTAACATCAGCGATCTCATAGCGGGTAATACGTTCAGCAGCTTTAACACCATTCTTTATATCAACTGCTTCTTCCAAAGAGGCTTTTAACTCATCAAAAAAACTCATGTCGCACCTCATCTTTAAGTAGTTTGGTCAGTTTCTTCAGTTCTGCTTTTTCTGCATCAGTCAGATTGTCTTTGGTGTTTTTTGGGTAGGCCATCACAAGATAAATCACCTCCTCTGTCGCAAGAAAATAAATGACTCTGGCGCCGCCGCTTTTCCCTTGCAAGCCTGTCGCCATCCTTATTTTCCTTAGACCACCTGTTTTCTGTATCAAATCACCTTTATCCGGAAACTCAATGAGTTCTTTCTGAAGCTCTTTCAATTCATCATCAGTTGCAAGCAGCTTGATCTGTCGGGTAAAGATTGGAGTTTCAATAAATTCTATTGCATGGCTCATTGCAACATTCTTGATGAATAGCTACATAATATTCTATATAGCGTACTATGTACACCAGTCAAGTTTTTGCTGCTCAACCCATTGTTAAAACACATGGTGAGCAAAAACAGACAGCACAGCGATGCTATCCGGATAAGCTAAACCTACCCAGTAGTACAGTATTTTGTTGACGCTGATACCAGTCGTTGCCGACCAGTTCCAGCTCTTCAATCAGGCAAGTACCAAAATCCACTGAAGTTAAAGCTTTGATTTTCTGCAGGAATAGCTCGGGATTTGTAGGCTGTTGGCTAAAACGTAACACCGTCATATGAGCCGTTTGGATGGTATAACGCTGGTCAATCGAATGCTGCAAAGTCGATTGACCAAAGGCAGAGCGCAGTTTTTCTCTTAACTGATTTAATTGCTGATCTTCAAAAAAGCCCTGCACCAGCACACAAGAAGGCGATGCGGTGATCCCCTGAAAATGCAGACGAAATGGGCCTGTGTTTTTAATTGCTTGTTGTACCAATTCCACATAAGCCGCTGTATCTATTTGCGATAAGGTAAAGCCTGCATAACAGGAAATCAGTGATAAGACCGTCAGATGTAAATCTGCCGTCGGATAATAATACTGTGCAGGTTCCAGCTGCATCAGCTCTGCGAGATTATGCTGGATTTGCTGTTTCACCTGCTCTGAAGGACGTGCCAACAAAGTGACGCCATAGCGGCGGTCCTCTATAGCAGTTAGCAGAGGGTCAGTGTCAAACTGCTGTTGTTCAAACTTCAGTAAAGACTGCTGCCATAAGGCTTGATAGTGTTGTTGCAGTTGCTGCTGCACTTGCTGCTTAGCCATCATCAGTTGATTAAGTAAAAGCTTTGGAGCGCAACAACCAGCGCAGTGGTAACTGCGACACCAGCATGCCCAACAACATCAGGCCACAGCCAAACAGCGCCCTGTTGCTAAGTTCTTCGCCCAACATCAATACCCCACCTAGAGCGGCAAACACAGTTTCTAAACTTAAGATAATGGCAGCGTGCGCCGGATGGGCATGTTTTTGTGCCATCACCTGCAAAGTGTAAGCAATACCGACAGAGACTACACCAGCATAAAGCACCGACTTCCAGGCTAATAACGCATTGGTGACTGTTGGCGTTTCTATGCTAAAAGCCACCACCATACTCAAAGTGCCACAGACCACAAACTGCAGACAGGCCAATAAAATAGGTGGCACTTTTTTGCTGTAGTGATCAATAGTCAGTAAATGTGCTGCCCAGAAAAAGGCGCCGATAAGCTGCAATAAGTCGCCAAAATTCACCGAAAAGTTGTCACCAACACTCAATATATACAAACCAGCCACGGCAATAGCGCAGCCCAGCCAGATATTGCCGCTGATTTTATGCCGGAGGAATATCCCCAACAGTGGCACCAGCACTATATAAAGCCCGGTAATAAAACCAGCGTTGGCGGCTGTGGTGTACAAAAGCCCAACTTGCTGCAGCGATGCGGCGATAAACAGCAAAACCCCGACTGGAACTGCGCCCCACAACAGCAGTTTCCAGTCCAGAGGCTGTAATTTGCCCTGGCGCTGATACCACCAAATCAAAGGCAATAAACTTAAAGCACCAATAAAAAACCGGATGCCGTTAAAGGAATAAGGCCCTAAATGCTCCATACCCAAACGCTGAGCAACAAATCCTAAACCCCAGATTGCAGCGGCCAGCAATAACATCAGATTGGCTTGCATGGTGGACTCCCTGTAAAAAGCTTATTGAAACTTTGAGCTGTAAAAGGCCGGATTAAAACGTGTCGCCATCGCCATTAACAGCACAGCTATAGCGGCTAATACTAACCAACTGATGCTAAAGCTTTGGCTAAAGTCACGGATAAAACCAGCTATTAAAGGCGAAAAAGCCGCCAGCGTGTAGCCTATGCCCTGCACAAAAGCGGTCAGGCTGGCCGCTGAGGACGGCTGATGCTGATGATCCATAGAAACTATTAAGGATAAAGGAAATAAACCGCCTATACCTAAACCTAACAGTGACGCCCAGACTAAACCCAAGGCAGGTGCTGCGACTAAACCGCTAAAACCTGTAGCC
Protein-coding sequences here:
- a CDS encoding YccF domain-containing protein, whose protein sequence is MSALRLIFNIFWFVMGGFLMGLAWWCIGLLCFLSIVFIPFGRACFVIGEMAFWPFGNEHVNRERLNRISDIGTGPLGFIGNVIWFVFAGFWLALGHLVHAVACFITIIGIPFGLAHLKLATLSLAPIGRTVVNKAY
- a CDS encoding oxidoreductase-like domain-containing protein, with translation MFTTIDGIRLRIPTEEPVAPESSDCCGSGSCCPCVWDYYRAQQKAWLVQKEQEQKQQ
- a CDS encoding MGMT family protein, which gives rise to MSQQTASKQQKIWQTVLQIPAGKIASYGQIADLAGLPGRARLVGKTLGLAPDELHLPWYRVMRSGGQLAFAAGTPQALEQQQLLLAEGVIVRNGRVAKEFWWQPDLAELLFKLQY
- the nadS gene encoding NadS family protein, which translates into the protein MSFFDELKASLEEAVDIKNGVKAAERITRYEIADVKAIREQLNVSQREMAKALGTSIETIKSWEAKRRNPTGLAAKVLATIQANPAFFQELASH
- a CDS encoding type II toxin-antitoxin system RelE/ParE family toxin, with the protein product MSHAIEFIETPIFTRQIKLLATDDELKELQKELIEFPDKGDLIQKTGGLRKIRMATGLQGKSGGARVIYFLATEEVIYLVMAYPKNTKDNLTDAEKAELKKLTKLLKDEVRHEFF
- a CDS encoding 2'-5' RNA ligase family protein: MAKQQVQQQLQQHYQALWQQSLLKFEQQQFDTDPLLTAIEDRRYGVTLLARPSEQVKQQIQHNLAELMQLEPAQYYYPTADLHLTVLSLISCYAGFTLSQIDTAAYVELVQQAIKNTGPFRLHFQGITASPSCVLVQGFFEDQQLNQLREKLRSAFGQSTLQHSIDQRYTIQTAHMTVLRFSQQPTNPELFLQKIKALTSVDFGTCLIEELELVGNDWYQRQQNTVLLGRFSLSG
- a CDS encoding DMT family transporter; the encoded protein is MQANLMLLLAAAIWGLGFVAQRLGMEHLGPYSFNGIRFFIGALSLLPLIWWYQRQGKLQPLDWKLLLWGAVPVGVLLFIAASLQQVGLLYTTAANAGFITGLYIVLVPLLGIFLRHKISGNIWLGCAIAVAGLYILSVGDNFSVNFGDLLQLIGAFFWAAHLLTIDHYSKKVPPILLACLQFVVCGTLSMVVAFSIETPTVTNALLAWKSVLYAGVVSVGIAYTLQVMAQKHAHPAHAAIILSLETVFAALGGVLMLGEELSNRALFGCGLMLLGMLVSQLPLRWLLRSKAFT